Genomic window (Spirosoma sp. KCTC 42546):
CGTCAATAATTTGGCAAAACGACCTATCGCAATGAAGCCAACAATCGCCATTATCGGTTTAGGAAATTCGGGTACTGAGCTGGCCATCCGACTGGTCGATGGCCCCTATCGGCTGCTGCTATTTGACCAGGACTTAGTCAACGCCCAGACCCTGGCCAGCCAGCTTTTGCAATCGACGCCCCTGGCCGATGTGGAAGCCATCAACTGCCAGGTGAATGCGTCCTGGGAGGCCGATATTATTGTGCTATCCGCCCCCGAATCATCAATGAACGCAGTTTCCGACCGAATTCGGGAAGTAGCTACCTGCAAAATTGCAATCTGCCTTACCACCTTTCTGAATGATGATGACAGTGGCCATTTGGACCCTGCAAGGATTCATATGGGCGAGGAATTGCAGCAAAAACTCCCAAATTCTAAAGTGGTTAACTTAGTCATCATGGGCGAAGAAAGGACCGATGCATTTCTCATCAGTACGCACCAGGAAGCCTTGGCTACAGTTTCAACGCTGGTGCAGAAAGCAGGCTGGAACCCAGTTGTTGTTGAAGACTGGTCGGTAGATAATCCAAAATTTCTTTGACAGGATTTACAGGATGAACAGGATTAATTTACTGGGCGATTAATCCTGTTCATCCTGTAAATCCTGTCAAAAACAACTTATTCATGGAACGCAAACAGTTTGTAAAAACCATTCTAACAGGAGCAATTACAATGAACACCTTATCTGCCTTTAAAAAATTTACCGACGATCTGGAGCAAAAAGGTCCGCTTATGCCAGTTCTATTTGTTGGACACGGATCGCCCATGAACGGTATTGAAGATAACGAGTTCAGTCGTCGCTGGACGAGTATGGCAAAGGAAATTCCCACGCCTACGGCCGTTCTGGTCGTTTCGGCGCACTGGTTTACCCGAGGAACGAAGATTACGGCGATGGATTTTCCAGAAACGATTCACGATTTTGGTGGATTCCCCAAAGCCTTGTTCGATGTACAATATCCGGCACCGGGCAATCCAGCTCTGGCCAAAGAAACAGCAGCGCTGCTCCACTCGGCTCATGTCGAATTAGCTCATGACTGGGGCCTGGATCATGGCACCTGGACGATTATCAGGCATATGTATCCAGATGCAAATATCCCCGTTTTACAACTGAGCATCGACTATACCAAAGGCCCCCAGTATCACTATGATCTGGCCCGCGAACTACATGCGTTACGGAGCAAAGGCGTACTGATTATCGGCAGTGGCAATATGGTACACAACCTTCGTATGGTGGCCTGGGACAAGATGGACGTGCCCAATTTCGGCTTCGATTGGGCGAAATCGCTCAACGATAAGTTCAAGCAGTTGATCAGTGATGGCGATACCAAACCGCTCATCAACTACAACAGCCTGGGTCGGGATGCGGCACTCGCCATTCCAACGCCGGAGCATTATTTACCGCTGTTATACAGCCTGGGTTTGCAAAGCGCCAAAGACCCGGTCTCGTTCTTCAATGACCGTGCCGTGGCGGGTTCGCTCACGATGACGTCGGTGAAGATTGGTTAATGGGCGTGGTGCAAGGTGCTCGGG
Coding sequences:
- a CDS encoding NADP oxidoreductase gives rise to the protein MKPTIAIIGLGNSGTELAIRLVDGPYRLLLFDQDLVNAQTLASQLLQSTPLADVEAINCQVNASWEADIIVLSAPESSMNAVSDRIREVATCKIAICLTTFLNDDDSGHLDPARIHMGEELQQKLPNSKVVNLVIMGEERTDAFLISTHQEALATVSTLVQKAGWNPVVVEDWSVDNPKFL
- the ygiD gene encoding 4,5-DOPA dioxygenase extradiol, encoding MNTLSAFKKFTDDLEQKGPLMPVLFVGHGSPMNGIEDNEFSRRWTSMAKEIPTPTAVLVVSAHWFTRGTKITAMDFPETIHDFGGFPKALFDVQYPAPGNPALAKETAALLHSAHVELAHDWGLDHGTWTIIRHMYPDANIPVLQLSIDYTKGPQYHYDLARELHALRSKGVLIIGSGNMVHNLRMVAWDKMDVPNFGFDWAKSLNDKFKQLISDGDTKPLINYNSLGRDAALAIPTPEHYLPLLYSLGLQSAKDPVSFFNDRAVAGSLTMTSVKIG